In one Oryza glaberrima chromosome 2, OglaRS2, whole genome shotgun sequence genomic region, the following are encoded:
- the LOC127762531 gene encoding uncharacterized protein LOC127762531 — protein MVTARRRRRPRRRVRPPPVATPSSDPRLAAAGTGASTPPPPLPRRRMWSGWRWGRRRGRGACSPVDPAVLEAGLVWRLLAAAGQLTRGGAVAVAVDALLFEHLWWLQHTPTSSLPSPSWVINSPSSRPLAPPDSVDVIPPLAIVGRRAATTPPLPSHAAGPCRKTSTGHNHRCPLLQQIHATGRRPQSQCDLEVEKLGVGWVGLYEGFEGVCIADHGCGCVVLPSWDAGSDRCSGRSDDCFFLGWEPPFANLAAADARISFPVCVPEDLWDASNSSNSDRARLIPAMFSIMYGKVGISADTPSSTSDSFFSDSLNSSCGQSLIGMMFAQAWGNPVSSILLPACHLLIAWKQTGDKILISALMFSNQIKQTCASIIQGSTKRTFNELCFCAKNVDPTADLKKYIEDLEECLDRSSKFYAVAVDNTFMKQDRVYCTKEFSQDYLKPLMEGKETISIGVQMAGGVSKNMILHMSTDGRCNLTKGWAKFATRNHIYLQSLCTFHFYKTTHLEATFDVL, from the exons AtggtgacggcgaggaggaggaggaggccccgTCGCCGCGTCCGTCCTCCGCCGGTTGCTACACCTTCCTCCGATCCGCGTCTCGCCGCGGCAGGCACCGGCGCCTcgactcctccgcctccgcttccgCGGCGGCGCATGTGGTCAGGGTGGAGGTGGGGACGACGAAGGGGGAGAGGAGCTTGTTCCCCCGTCGACCCGGCCGTGCTCGAGGCCGGGCTGGTGTGGCGCCTCCTCGCGGCGGCCGGGCAGCTgacccgcggcggcgcggtggcggtcgCCGTGGACGCTTTGCTGTTCGAGCACCTGTGGTGGCTGCAGCATACGCCGACTTCGTCCCTCCCCTCACCATCGTGGGTCATCAATTCCCCTAGCAGCCGACCCCTCGCGCCGCCCGACTCCGTCGACGTCATCCCTCCCCTCGCCATCGTCGGCCGACGCGCCGCCACCacaccgccgctgccctcccACGCAGCAGGTCCATGCCGCAAGACGTCCACTGGCCACAACCATCGCTGCCCTCTCCTGCAGCAGATCcacgccaccggccgccgccctcaatCACAATGTGATTTGGAGGTGGAGAAGCTTGGTGTG GGTTGGGTTGGACTCTATGAGGGTTTCGAGGGCGTGTGCATTGCTGACCATGGCTGCGGGTG TGTGGTGCTACCTAGTTGGGATGCTGGTAGCGATCGCTGTAGTGGCCGCAGCGACGATTGCTTCTTCCTTGGATGGGAGCCACCGTTCGCCAACCTTGCTGCTGCCGACGCTCGCATATCCTTCCCTGTCTGTGTGCCAGAG GATTTGTGGGATGcaagcaacagcagcaacagcgaCCGGGCACGTCTGATTCCAGCTATGTTCAGCATCATGTATGGGAAGGTGGGGATCAGTGCCGACACCCCCAGTTCTACCTCCGATTCTTTCTTCAGTGATAGTCTTAATAGCTCTTGTGGGCAGTCATTGATAGGCATG ATGTTCGCACAGGCATGGGGCAATCCGGTTTCATCTATTTTGTTGCCAG CTTGCCATCTACTAATTGCATGGAAGCAAACAGGAGATAAAATTTTAATATCTGCGTTGATGT tttcaaatcaaatcaaacagaCATGTGCATCAATCATCCAAG GCAGCACCAAGCGTACGTTTAACGAGCTGTGTTTCTGTGCAAAGAATGTTGATCCAACAGCTGACTTGAAAAAGTATATCGAAGATCTTGAGGAGTGCCTAGACCGTTCAAGCAAATTCTATGCTGTTGCTGTGGATAACACATTCATGAAGCAGGATAGAGTT TACTGTACTAAAGAATTTTCTCAAGACTACTTAAAGCCATTGATGGAAGGCAAGGAAACCATCAGCATTGGAGTTCAAATGGCAGGTGGTGTTTCAAAGAATATGATCCTCCATATGTCAACGGATGGTCGATGCAACCTGACGAAAGGATGGGCAAAATTTGCAACCCGCAATCACATATACCTACAATCACTATGCACCTTCCATTTCTACAAAACAACTCACCTGGAAGCCACCTTCGATGTTCTATAA